In the Catenovulum adriaticum genome, GTTCACTCACATAGGTTTGAATGGCTTGTGTAACTTCGTGCACCTGATTAACGTGTTCTGAAGTTGCATTATCGACTGGCTTTTCAACTGGCTGAACTTGAGCGACTTCAGGCTTTTGAACTTCTTTTTTCTGCTCAGTTGTCGCTTGTTGAACTGGCTGTTGATTAACTTGCGACTGCTTACGTTCAGCTTGTGTATTATTTGCCGAATTATTCGTTGAATTAGCTTGCGAATTGTTATCTACACGAACTTTTCGACGCTGCTGCCGACGCGCTCTGCGCTCTTTTACTTTATCTTCTTGACCTTCACCTTGAGGCTTCGCCGCTCTAGGTTTGCGATTGGCTGGTTTACCTTTATTGTTGGCATTCGCTTTTTGTGGCTTATTCTCGTTAAATTCATTTGAATCATTGTCACGAGAGCGATTATCGCGGTTACCTTGGCTACGTTTGTTGCGTTTATTATTTCGCGGTTTATTACGATTAGGTTGCCTTTGTTTATTAGCTGGCTGCTGGCTTTCAGGCTCAGCTGCTGGCTTTTTATTGTCGCTATTATCCGCGAATAAAGACTTAACCCAATTAAATAAACTACTTAAGATGCTAGGTGATTTTTGACTTGTTTGCACAGGTTTAGTCACTGCAGCAACTGGTTTTTCGTCAACCGTGGGGGCTGGAGTACTAGGCGCAGCAAAGCCTTTTAAAGCAGGTTCTTCTTTTTTATCGAGCGGTTTGATTGATGGAGAGATGGGAATACTCATATCTTCATCTGGTTTTGAGATTAACTTGTAGCTTAACTCATCACCTGAATCATCTACCTTGACACGTGACACTTCGTAGTTAGGCGTGTCCATATGCGGGTTTGGTACAACAACGATGCGAACATCGTGTCCTTTCTCGATAAAACGAACTGCACCGCGTTTTTCATTCAGTAAGTAAGTAGCCACTTCAACCGGGACCTGAGCTTGTACTTGAACTGTATTTTCTTTAATCGCTTCTTCTTCTAACAAACGTAAGATAGATAAAGCAAGCGACTCAGTTGAGCGGACAACACCTGTACCTTGGCAGCGCGGGCAGCTCATATTTGAACTTTCGCCTAAAGACGGACGCAAACGCTGACGAGACATTTCCATCAAACCAAATCGAGATATGCGGGCTAATTGAATTCGAGCTCTGTCAGGGCGTACAGCTTCGCGTAGACGGTTTTCAACCTCACGTTGGTTGCGAGCTGGTCCCATATCGATAAAGTCAATAACAACTAAACCACCTAAATCACGTAATCTAAGTTGGCGAGCAATTTCATCAGCAGCTTCTAAATTAGTGTTAAAAGCGGTTTCTTCAATATCGCCGCCTTTAGTCGCTTTAGAAGAGTTAATATCAATTGACGTTAAAGCTTCGGTTGGGTCAATAACAATTGAGCCGCCGGATGGTAATCTGACTTCGCGTTTGAAAGCAGATTCAATTTGGCTTTCAATTTGATAATGCGTAAATAATGGCACTTCGCCTTGATAAAGTTTAACTCGACTTACAAAATCAGGGCGCACTAACGAAATATGCGCTTTTGCGTTTTCGTAAACGTCAGGGTGATCGATTAAGATTTCACCAATATCACGACGAAGATAATCACGAATCGCACGGACAATAACGTTACTTTCTTGATGAATTAAAAATGGAGCAGGGCGGCTATTAGCTGCAGTTTGAATCGACTCCCAATGTTTAAGTAAAACATTTAAATCCCATTCTAGTTCTTCAAATGCTTTGCCAACACCGGCAGTTCGAACAATTAAGCCCATACCATTGGGTAAAGAAAGTTTAGATAAGGTTTCTTTTAACTGAGTACGTTCATCCCCTTCGATGCGACGAGAAATACCGCCAGCTCTTGGGTTATTAGGCATTAAAACTAAATAGCTGCCGGCTAAACTGATAAAAGTTGTTAAGGCCGCGCCTTTTTGGCCGCGCTCTTCTTTATCAATTTGCACAATAACTTCTTGGCCTTCTTGAACCACATCTTTAATATTAGGTCGTCCAGAAAAGGTGTACCCTTTAGGGAAATAAGTTTTTGCTATTTCTTTTAATGGTAAAAAACCATGTCTTTCTGCACCATAATCGACAAATGCAGCTTCTAAACTAGGTTCTACTCGAGTTATTTTACCTTTATAAATATTTGCTTTTTTTTGCTCATGACCATGGCTTTCGATATCCAGATCATACAAACGTTGCCCATCTACAAGGGCAACACGCAACTCTTCTTCTTGAGTTGCATTAATTAACATACGTTTCATATTGTTTTTTTCACCACAAATGAAACGCCATATCCAAGTTGGAAATATACCGTTATCTGAACTAAGTCACTCTCGCGAGTCTCTTTTTTGTTTGACGTGCAGGCAACTCACTTATCTTGCGGGATCACAAAAACAGTTTTTACTGATTTTGGCTATCGCTGCGAAGGGTCACCTTAAAAAATATCAACAACCGTTTTGTGCGGGTTGTTGTGTTATCTTTATTTTTGTTATGTCAAACTAATAAACGAGCAATTGGCTCTGTTTATTATATTGTCAGTCTGTTCTCTACTTTTAAATTGGGTAATGGCGTTTCTATCAATAAACTTGGCATTCTCTGTTGGGGAGTTGTTTTAAAACAAAACGAACAATTACACACTTCGATTGTTTTAAAAATGCGTTTTTAAATTGAGCCTTATTGAATTTAAATCAATAGCTCAAAATAATGCTGCAACTTAACCTCTTACACAGTCAGAATGTCACCACCAAATAGCGTGTTATCATACACGTTTTTGAAAAACTCTGGTATTAATTAATACCATCAGTGAAAATATAGCAAAGCTCTTGCCATAGCGGCAATCTAAATTAACTAAATATATGAAGATAATTGCATATGAAGACAAATGACCACCGGTCGGTTTATTTTTTGGACATAGATGAGGATAATTCTGGTCAAAGAATAGACAATTGGCTTAAACGAGAACTTAAAGGTGTGCCTACCTCTTTAATTTATCGAATTCTTCGTAAAGGCGAAGTTAGAGTAAATAAAAAGCGAGTTAAACCTGAATACAAATTAAAATCAGGAGATTTATTAAGAATTCCGCCAATTCGGGTTGATGAAAAAAAAGAAGCCGATTTTGTTGCCGGTGATCGTTTAAAAAAAGTCATTGAAGATTCTGTTTTGTTTGAAGACGAAGTGATGATCGTGATTAACAAACCTTCGGGTATTGCTGTGCATGGTGGTTCAGGTTTAAATTTTGGGGTGATAGAAACCTTGCGTCAAATTCGACCAAATGTACATCAGTTAGAATTAGTACATAGATTGGATAAAGACACCTCTGGTTGCCTGATGATTGCAAAAAAACGTTCAGCTTTGAGAAATTTACATGAGCAATTGCGGACAAAAGTGGTGGATAAGCGTTACTGGGCGTTAGTCAGTGGTGAGTGGCCAGCCAAACTTAGACGAGTAGAGTTGCCGTTATTTAAAAATGAAACCGCTGCAAATGGTCGCAATGTTAAAGTTGATCAACAACGAGGTAAGGCATCTCAAACTAGGTTTAAAGTGTTGAGGCGTTTTAATCAAGCTACTTTAGTGGAAGCGTTTCCGGTAACAGGGCGTACGCATCAAATTAGAGTGCATGCTACCGAAAGTGGGCATCCGATTGCATTAGATGACAGATATGGCGATTCAGAATTTGACAAAAAGATGAAAAAAGCAGGGGTTAATCGCTTATTTTTACATGCGGCTTCATTGACTTTTGTGCATCCAAGACGAGAAGAAAAAATTACGATGGAAGCGCCGCTTGAACCTGCTTTACAGCAATCACTTGAAAGATTAGCGAGCGAAGTAAAAGGGAAACGTTAATGAATGAGGTTAAATGGCTGATTTTTGATTGGGATGGTACTTTGATGAATTCAATTGCGCGCATTGTTGCGTCAATGCAGGCTGCCGCCGTTGATGTGAATTTGCCAGTACCGACAGATGCTCAAGCTAAATCGATTATTGGTATGAGCTTGCCGATTGCAATTGAAAACTTGTTTCCAGGAATTAGTCATACAAACTATCAATTGTTGTGTGATGCTTATCGCCAACAGTATGTTGAGAAAAATCTCACCCCGTCACCATTGTTTGATGATACTGAATTTGTTTTAAGTCAATTTAAAAATGCGGGATTTAAATTAGCGGTCGCAACAGGTAAAGCACGCGCTGGATTAGATCGGGTGTTAGGGTCGTCTCAATTAACTCACTATTTTGATGATTCTATTTGTGCAGATGAAAGTGTATCTAAGCCTGCGCCAGATATGCTGGTGACGTTGGCAAAACGGAATCAAATAGAGATGAACCAAGCTATTTTAATTGGTGACAGTGTACATGATCTTAAAATGGCTCAAAACGCCAACATGCGTTCGATTGGCGTTACTATGGGCGCAAATACGGCCGATGAACTAAAAACCTATCAGCCGATTGCCATTATCGACCAGTTAACAGCCTTATTAACTTTGTTTAAGCTCTAAATCGATTGGGTTTAATTTGTGAGTAAAGGCGCATGTAGATGCTGCTTTACTCACTTTAGATTTAAACTAATAATGGATTTAATCCAAATTCAATTAACATTTCGTTTAACGCAATCAATGGTAAACCAATTAGAGTATTTGGATCTCGTCCTTCGAGCTTCTCAAATAAGCAAATACCCAGCGCTTCGCTTTTAAAGCTACCAGCACAGTTTAACGGTTGCTCTTTTTGAACATAAGCTTTTATTTCATCTTGGGTTAACGAGCGAAAATGAACCACAAAAGGTTCAACTATTGTTTTTAGTTGTTGATCAGGTGAAATAAGTGTTAACCCGGTATAAAAAGTTACCGCTTGCCCACTTAACATTGCCAGTTGTTGCAATGCTTTATCTGTTGTGCCGGGTTTACCTAGCACCACGCCTTTGACGACCGCGACTTGATCTGAACCGATAATAAAACTATTAGGATGCAGTTTTGCTCCAGCTTGTGCTTTTAATTGAGCTAAACGAGCAACCAGTTGTTGAGGTTGCTCATTTTCTAATGGGGTTTCATCTGTTTTTGGCTTGCATGTAATAAAGTCTACTCCTAACTTTTCTAACAGTGCTTTTCGAAATGCAGAGGTAGAAGCTAAGACAATTTGACTCTGAGTTGGCATAATTTGACCCTATTTTGTGGTTAGAAAATATTTTTTTACCATGATACGCTATTTTCTCTGATTTTTATTTGACTAAGCAATAGCAGATCGCTAGTATTCGCGCCCTATGCAAAAGGTAAAAATGCCAGTTGAATTAGATCCTGTAAAAAGTGCGCAAAAGCGTTCCGACTTTGTAGGTATATATCAACTGAAAGATTTAACTCGTTTACACGAAATCGTATTGTCTGATTCTGGACAAGTCGATACTGATCTTAAATGTACCTATGATGAGCAAGGCTTACCAATCATGCTCATCAATGCTAAAACGGTTGTTGATGTTTCTTGTGAGCGTTGTGGTGGTAGATTAACTCAAAATTTGAGTGTATCTTCAACCTTTACTCCTAAACTGAGTAGAACAGATGAAGATTTAATCCCATCTGACTATACTCTTGTTGATGTAAACGAATATGGTTTATTAAATTTATTAACTTTAATTGAAGATGAGTTAATATTATCTATGCCGCTTGTTCCGAAACATCCAGTTGATGAGTGCGCAATTCAGGAGCAAGACATGAGTTGGGGGGAGCTTGATGAAGCTGCCTACAAAAAGCCAGCGAACCCGTTTGATGTACTTAAAAGTTTAAAGAATCCCAAATAAACAGGAGATAAGAAATGGCTGTTCAAAAGAGCAAAAAATCTCGTTCTAAGCGTGACATGCGTCGCTCTCACGATTCGCTAACTGCTGCTAGCTTGTCAATCGATAGTACTTCTGGTGAAACTCATCTTCGTCACCACGTTACTGCTGATGGCTACTACAAAGGCAAAAAAGTAGTTTCTGCATAAGAGAGTTTGCTTTGACGAATCTAACGATAGCGTTAGATGCTATGGGAGGCGATTATGGGCCTCCCGTTACCATTCCTGCTGCGCTTAGTGTGCTAGCCGAAAACCCCCAGTTACATCTGCTTGTATGTGGTGATAAATACCAAATACAGCCTTTATTATCTGATATTCCACCTAGTCTTTCCCAACGAATAAATATTGTACATTGCTCGCAAGTAGTTGCTATGGGTGAAAAACCATCTGTTGCGCTTCGTAATAAGCCTGCATCATCAATGCGCGTTATGCTTAACTTAGTTAAAGACGAGAAAGCGCAAGCATGTGTGAGTGCCGGAAATACTGGCGCACTATTAACTATGGCTTATCGGGTTTTAAAAATGCTACCTGGTATTAAACGTCCAGCCTTAGTTACCGCTATTCCCAATGCGGAGGGGCACAAAACTTACGTATTAGATTTGGGTGCGAACGTGGTTTGCGATGAACATATTTTGCATCAATTTGCATTGATGGGTAGTGTGTTGACCGAAAAAAGCGAATGTAAAAATCCTAAAGTTGGTTTGCTTAACGTAGGCGAAGAAGAAATTAAAGGTAGCGAGACGATCAAAAAAGCGGCTAAGCTATTGAAAGAAGACAAATCAATTAACTATATTGGTTATGTTGAAGGGAATGATATTTTTACAGATAAAGTGGATGTTGTGGTTTGTGATGGTTTAGTTGGTAATATTGCAATGAAAGCTTGCGAAGGATTAGCAAAAACGGTTATTAATTCAATAAAAAATGTCGCAAATGACAGTTTGATGAGCAGAATATTTGCAGCAATTGCCTTACCTATGCTAAAAAAGCTTTATCGACAAATGAACCCTGACCAGTATAACGGCGCAAGTCTGTTAGGATTACGCGGTATTGTTATAAAAAGTCACGGTAATGCTTCTAAAGATGCATTTCAATATGCGATTGAAGAAGCAATTAATGAAATTCGCCACCAAGTACCTCAAAAAATAGGTAACAGAATAGAAACGGCGTTAACAGACAGGTCTTAGATAAGTATGTATTCAAAAATTATCGGCACAGGGAGCTATTTTCCTGAGCAAGTTAGAACCAATGCAGATTTAGAAAAAATGGTTGAAACCAGCCATGATTGGATTGTTGAGCGAACAGGTATTTGTGAACGCCGAATCGCCGGACCTGATGAAAATGTAGCAACTATGGGTCATCAAGCTGCGTTAAAAGCACTTGAAGCGGCTAATTTACAAGCTAGTGACATCGATTTGATTATTTCTGCTACCACAAGCTGGGAAAAAGCATTACCTAGTGCTGCTTGCGAAATTCAAAACTTATTAGGTTTACCTGGTGTGCCAGCGTTTGATGTGGGTGCTGCTTGTGCTGGTTTTTGCTATGGCTTAAGTGTTGCTGATCAGTATATTAAAGCTGGTACAGCAAAACGAGTTTTGGTGGTAGGCACTGATGCGTTAACACGTTTGCTTGACCCTAAAGACCGAACGATGATTGTTTTATTTGGTGATGCGGCAGGTGCTTGTATTTTAGAGGCTAGTGAAGATGCAGGGATTATGTCAACTCATATTCATGCTGATGGTCGATTTGCTGATTTACTAGGCGCCGATTTACCAACAAGGGGTATAGAGGCAAGTGTTCACGAAGCATACGGTTACATGAAAGGTAACGAAGTATTTAAAGTTGCCGTAACCAAATTAAGTGAAATTGTTGAAGAAACCTTAAAAGCCAATAATTTAGAAAAATCTGAAATTGATTGGCTAGTACCACACCAAGCTAATTATCGCATTATTAAAGCAACAGCTAAAAAATTAAACATGACAATGGATCGTGTTGTGATAACACTTGATAAACACGGTAATACGTCTGCGGCATCAGTCGCCACAGCGTTAGATGAAGCGATACGAGATGGCCGTATTCAACGTGGTCAAACTATTTTATTAGAAGCATTTGGTGGTGGTTTCACTTGGGCTTCAACCTTAATTAAATATTAATAAGGTTTTAATTAAATTTCGATAATCATATTTTTAATAAAAAGAATGAGAATAATTCATGTCTGATCAAAAAATTGCGTTTGTTTTCCCTGGGCAAGGTTCCCAAGCGGTTGGTATGTTGGCTGACTTGTATGAAAGCCATGAAATTGTGAGACAAACATTTGAACAAGCCTCTGATGCTTTAGGTTACGAATTAAGTAACCTTGTTTTACAAGGCCCAGTTGAAGAGTTAAGTAAAACAGAAATTACTCAACCTGCACTATTAGCTGCTAGTACGGCTATTTATCGTTTATTGACTGAGCAAGGTGCACCAGCGCCTGCATTGATGGCAGGTCACAGTTTAGGTGAATATTCAGCGTTAACATCAGCAGGCGTTATTTCATTTGAAGATGCCATTAAATTAGTTGAATTACGTGGTAAAGCAATGCAGCAAGCTGTTCCTCAAGGTGTGGGCGCTATGGCTGCAATTATCGGATTAGATGATGCTGCTGTTATTCAAGTTTGTCAGCAAGCTAGCCAAGATAAAATTGTTGCAGCGGTAAACTTTAATTCACCAGGGCAAGTGGTTATTGCCGGGCACAAAGAAGCGGTAGAAGCTGCATCGGCGTTATGTAAAGAGGCTGGTGCTAAACGAGCGCTGCCTTTACCTGTTAGTGTGCCTTCACATTGTGAATTAATGAAACCAGCTGCACAAGAGTTGGCGAGTGCGATGGAAAATATTCAATTTTCAGCAGCGAGTACGCCGGTTGTTAATAATGTGGATGTTAAAATTGAAACTGACGCTACCGCAATTCAACAAGCTCTTGTACGTCAATTATATTGTCCGGTTCGCTGGACAGAAACAGTTCAATACTTATCAGCTCAGGGTGTGACTCAATTAGTTGAAGTGGGTCCAGGTAAAGTATTAAACGGTTTAACCAAGCGTATTGTAAAAACATTAACAGCTGTGTCTGTTAATGATCAAAAATCTTTAGAATCATTTATTAACGGGTAAGTTTATGTTTTCGAGTTTAGAAGGACAAGTTGCATTAGTGACAGGTGCAAGCCGAGGGATTGGTAAAGCGATTGCCTTACAATTAGTTAAGTCAGGTGCAACTGTGATTGGCACTGCAACGTCTGAAAAGGGTGCAGCAGCTATCTCTGAATATTTAGCAGATAATGGTAAAGGGTTGGCATTAAATGTAACGGATAATGATTCAATCCAAGCCTTATTTGCACAAATAAAAGCAGATTTTGGCGATATTGATATTTTGGTCAATAATGCTGGTATTACCCGCGATAATTTAATGATGCGTATGAAAGAAGATGAGTGGGAAGATATTTTAACCACTAACTTAACCTCAGTATTTAAACTATCTAAAGCTGTACTGCGCGCTATGATGAAAAAGCGAACGGGTCGTATCGTAAACATTGGCTCGGTTGTAGGTTCTACTGGTAATCCTGGTCAGGCTAATTATTGTGCAGCAAAAGCGGGTCTAATCGGTTTTACTAAAGCGTTAGCAAAAGAAGTCGCGTCACGCAATATTACCGTTAATTCAGTGGCGCCAGGTTTTATCGATACCGATATGACAAAAGAGCTGACTGATGAGCAGAAAAATTCCATTTTTGCTCAAATTCCAGCAGGTCGTTTAGGTCAGCCGGAAGAAATCGCAGCAGCCGTTGCATTTTTAACCGCAAAAGAAGCAGCTTATATTACGGGTGAAACTATTCACGTGAATGGTGGCATGTACATGGCGTAATTGCTGTGTTTTCCTGTAGATTCTTTTTAAATTTACGGGTATCATTTGCGCCATTCGAATGATTTAGTTTGGATCTGGGTTAATTTGTTTACAGGTTAGACCAGTTATTAAAAGCAAGTTTTAACTTGCAACTAACGAATTTATTTTAATAAACTACGGCAAATCTATGCATACTGCATTTTGTCTGAGGGAAACTTAATATTATGAGTAACAACATCCAAGAAAGAGTATACAAAATTATCGTTGAGCAATTAGGCGTTAAAGAAGAAGAAATCACAAACGAAGCTTCTTTCGTTGATGATTTAGGCGCTGACTCTTTAGATACAGTTGAATTAGTAATGGCTCTTGAAGAAGAATTCGATACTGAAATTCCAGATGAAGAAGCTGAGAAAATTACAACAGTTCAAGCTGCTATCGACTACGTAGTTGCTAACAAAGAATAATTTTTACCTCGGGCGGTCTTTTGACCGCCTTTTTTATACCTTTCAAATACTCCTCCTGGGGGCTATCTAGTGTCAAAACGTCGTGTCGTTGTCACCGGACTTGGAATGTTATCTCCGGTCGGTAATACAGTTGACGATTCTTGGAAAGCGTTACTTGCGGGTCAAAGCGGTATTCAGTTAATTGATACGTTTGATGTCAGCAGCTTTTCAACTCGTATCAGTGGTTTGGTAAAAGGCTTTAACTTCGAAGATTATTTACCAAAAAAAGAAGCAAAAAAAATGGATACTTTTATCCAGTATGGTGTTGCAGCCGGCATTCAAGCTTTTAAAGATTCAGGCCTTGAAGTAACCGAAGCAAATGCACATCGTATTGGTGCAGCTGTTGGTTCTGGTATTGGTGGTTTGTCGTTGATTGAAGAAAATCATAGCAAACTGGTAAATAGTGGTCCAAAGCGTATGTCACCGTTTTTTGTCCCTTCAACCATTATTAATATGATCTCAGGTCATTTATCTATTTTATTTGGTTTGCAAGGCGCAAATATTGCGATTACAACGGCTTGTACGACTGGTGTGCATAATATTGGTCACGCAGCACGTATGATTGCTTATGGTGATGCCGATGCTATTTTAGCAGGTGGTGCAGAAGCCGCAACGACACCTTTAGGTTTAGGTGGTTTCGCCGCAGCAAGAGCGCTTTCGTCTCGTAATGATGAACCGACTAAAGCGAGTCGTCCGTGGGATAAAGACCGTGATGGTTTTGTAATGGGTGATGGTGCTGGCGTGATGATGCTTGAAGAATACGAACATGCAAAAGCTCGTGGTGCTAAAATTTATGCAGAGCTTTCAGGTTTTGGTATGAGTGGCGATGCAAATCACATTACTTCACCTCCAGCAGACGGTGCAGGTGCTCAACGCGCGATGGCAAACGCTATTGCAGATGGCCAAATTGCACTTGAAGACGTTGGTTATTTAAACGCACATGGTACTTCAACGCCGGTAGGCGATTTAGCGGAAACCAATGCGGTTAAAAACCTGTTTAAAGATCATGCAAGCAAAGTGATGGTTAGCTCAACAAAATCGATGACGGGTCACTTATTGGGTGCTGCCGGTGCGATTGAAGCGATCGTAACAGTCAAAGCGTTGCAAGATCAAAGTATTCCACCGACGATTAATTTAGATAATCCTCAAGAAGGTTGTGATCTAGATTATGTGCCGCATGAAGCACGACAAGCGAAATTTGATTACGCTTTGTGTAATTCATTTGGATTTGGTGGTACTAACGGTTCATTATTGTTCCGAAAAGCTTAACCTGCAGGCTGAATTGCTAGATTCAGCCATTGATTCAATGTTATGAAACTCATTCAGGTTAACTCCAACCATCATCAAATCAGTGCTTTGAACAGAGCTTTTCAATTTGGTGATGGTCATTTCACTACCTTATTAATTAAAAACCAGCAAATCCAGCTATGGGCTTATCATAAAGCCAGGCTTAAACAAGCCAATACACGCTTATTTTTTCCCAGATTTGGTTTCAAACAACTAGAGCAGCAGCTATCTATTATTGCAAATAATAAAACGACCCCTCAAATTGTAAAAATTTTAGTGAGTCGTGGACAAAGTCAGCGTGGTTATGCAATACCAAATGATATTGAAGCAGAGGTTTTTTTATATTGCTCTGATTACCATAGCACGCATTTTAAATATCCATCAGGGATAGATCTTGCGGTATTAAAAACACAAACGGCTCAACAAGCCGATTTAGCTGGGCTTAAGCATTGTAATAGGTTAGAGCAGGTTTTAATTAAACGTGAGTTAAGTCAACTAATGCAAACCGATGGTTTGGTTTTAGACAGACAACAGCATATTATAGAAACCAGTTTAGCCAACATTTTTTTATATATTAATCACCAATGGTGTACACCTTCACTTGAATTATCTGGAGTCGAAGGCGTTATGCGGGCTTATGTTTTAGATTGGTTTAAACAGCAAAATGTAAATTGCCAAATTAGACCTATTGCTGTTAACGAGTTGGCGCAAACTCAAGCAGGGTTTATTACGAATGCATTATTGGGTTGTACCCCGATTGCACAAATAGCAAATCAAGAATTTGATTTGACCCTATCACAACAATTTGTAGAGCCGGTTAATGAAACTATCTTTTAAATTTTTGATCAGTCTGATTGCGGCTGTATTTTTGACAAGCTCACTACTCATTGCATTTGTCTGGAAAGTTAATCAGGATTTATCTCAAACACAAGAGATTTCATCGCAACTCATTACGATCAAACAAGGTGAATCTTTATATTCATTGCTTGATGAGTTAGCACAAAAAAAAATCATTACGCCAGTTTGGCAAGTTAAATTATTAAGTAAATTAAACCCAGAGCTCACGCATATCAGAGCAGGCACTTTTTTACTGGAAGGTCAGTTATCTAGCCTTGATGTCATTCGAATATTCACTCAAGGTCAGCCACATCAATTTAAAATGACTTTCCCTGAAGGGATTAGTTTTAGCCAATGGCAAGAAAAATTAACACAGCATCAATGGCTTAAGCAGACTGATTATGCAGATAAATTAAGTCAGTTGATTGCTCCATACCAGCATGCCGAAGGTTTATTATTTCCAGATACTTATTATTTTACCGCTAATAGTGATGACTTTTCATTAATTGAAGCTGCATTTGAGCGAATGCAACAAACCCGTCAACAATTAGCTTCGGCTTTAAGTGATGAGCAATGGTATAAAACTTTAATTCTGGCATCTATAGTTGAAAAAGAAACCGCACTTGTTGAAGAAATGCCAAAAGTGGCGTCAGTATTTTATAACCGACTCAATAAAAATATGCGTTTGCAAACGGATCCTACTGTAATTTATGGCTTAGGGACTCGTTATCAGGGAGATATAAAACGCGTACACCTAAAAGAAAAAAATCCGTATAATACTTATCATATAAAAGGTTTAACGCCCACACCTATTGCGATGCCGGGTTTAAATGCAATTAAAGCTG is a window encoding:
- the rne gene encoding ribonuclease E; the encoded protein is MKRMLINATQEEELRVALVDGQRLYDLDIESHGHEQKKANIYKGKITRVEPSLEAAFVDYGAERHGFLPLKEIAKTYFPKGYTFSGRPNIKDVVQEGQEVIVQIDKEERGQKGAALTTFISLAGSYLVLMPNNPRAGGISRRIEGDERTQLKETLSKLSLPNGMGLIVRTAGVGKAFEELEWDLNVLLKHWESIQTAANSRPAPFLIHQESNVIVRAIRDYLRRDIGEILIDHPDVYENAKAHISLVRPDFVSRVKLYQGEVPLFTHYQIESQIESAFKREVRLPSGGSIVIDPTEALTSIDINSSKATKGGDIEETAFNTNLEAADEIARQLRLRDLGGLVVIDFIDMGPARNQREVENRLREAVRPDRARIQLARISRFGLMEMSRQRLRPSLGESSNMSCPRCQGTGVVRSTESLALSILRLLEEEAIKENTVQVQAQVPVEVATYLLNEKRGAVRFIEKGHDVRIVVVPNPHMDTPNYEVSRVKVDDSGDELSYKLISKPDEDMSIPISPSIKPLDKKEEPALKGFAAPSTPAPTVDEKPVAAVTKPVQTSQKSPSILSSLFNWVKSLFADNSDNKKPAAEPESQQPANKQRQPNRNKPRNNKRNKRSQGNRDNRSRDNDSNEFNENKPQKANANNKGKPANRKPRAAKPQGEGQEDKVKERRARRQQRRKVRVDNNSQANSTNNSANNTQAERKQSQVNQQPVQQATTEQKKEVQKPEVAQVQPVEKPVDNATSEHVNQVHEVTQAIQTYVSEPENTEAVNTQGVVEQLSEYPKTTEQSQDDSAAKTNDPKANRQRRGTRHLRANSQRRRRNQNEQNSNGQKYDAYYKKHEQQNELAFEVMQHAEVTEDPVECRYPEVQTSETDAQKASPEQTETAEVKRDDSTEVQTETKTQPLENTENVSNEPEAETVNEQQEQTSEVVTIDEPIIAQPVEPAETTPAPTTQTPESEQVQHKLPLEDSELNAEPIAEPEQVDDNIAPEQSKIEITEQTAVKHSLSGFASAPMTQTLPGEIDINQALRIEPVPADLRGVVQKSGKYGGAEAATAKSNAPATDAK
- the rluC gene encoding 23S rRNA pseudouridine(955/2504/2580) synthase RluC — encoded protein: MKTNDHRSVYFLDIDEDNSGQRIDNWLKRELKGVPTSLIYRILRKGEVRVNKKRVKPEYKLKSGDLLRIPPIRVDEKKEADFVAGDRLKKVIEDSVLFEDEVMIVINKPSGIAVHGGSGLNFGVIETLRQIRPNVHQLELVHRLDKDTSGCLMIAKKRSALRNLHEQLRTKVVDKRYWALVSGEWPAKLRRVELPLFKNETAANGRNVKVDQQRGKASQTRFKVLRRFNQATLVEAFPVTGRTHQIRVHATESGHPIALDDRYGDSEFDKKMKKAGVNRLFLHAASLTFVHPRREEKITMEAPLEPALQQSLERLASEVKGKR
- a CDS encoding HAD family hydrolase — encoded protein: MNEVKWLIFDWDGTLMNSIARIVASMQAAAVDVNLPVPTDAQAKSIIGMSLPIAIENLFPGISHTNYQLLCDAYRQQYVEKNLTPSPLFDDTEFVLSQFKNAGFKLAVATGKARAGLDRVLGSSQLTHYFDDSICADESVSKPAPDMLVTLAKRNQIEMNQAILIGDSVHDLKMAQNANMRSIGVTMGANTADELKTYQPIAIIDQLTALLTLFKL
- a CDS encoding Maf family protein; this translates as MPTQSQIVLASTSAFRKALLEKLGVDFITCKPKTDETPLENEQPQQLVARLAQLKAQAGAKLHPNSFIIGSDQVAVVKGVVLGKPGTTDKALQQLAMLSGQAVTFYTGLTLISPDQQLKTIVEPFVVHFRSLTQDEIKAYVQKEQPLNCAGSFKSEALGICLFEKLEGRDPNTLIGLPLIALNEMLIEFGLNPLLV
- the yceD gene encoding 23S rRNA accumulation protein YceD, producing MQKVKMPVELDPVKSAQKRSDFVGIYQLKDLTRLHEIVLSDSGQVDTDLKCTYDEQGLPIMLINAKTVVDVSCERCGGRLTQNLSVSSTFTPKLSRTDEDLIPSDYTLVDVNEYGLLNLLTLIEDELILSMPLVPKHPVDECAIQEQDMSWGELDEAAYKKPANPFDVLKSLKNPK
- the rpmF gene encoding 50S ribosomal protein L32, which codes for MAVQKSKKSRSKRDMRRSHDSLTAASLSIDSTSGETHLRHHVTADGYYKGKKVVSA
- the plsX gene encoding phosphate acyltransferase PlsX; protein product: MTNLTIALDAMGGDYGPPVTIPAALSVLAENPQLHLLVCGDKYQIQPLLSDIPPSLSQRINIVHCSQVVAMGEKPSVALRNKPASSMRVMLNLVKDEKAQACVSAGNTGALLTMAYRVLKMLPGIKRPALVTAIPNAEGHKTYVLDLGANVVCDEHILHQFALMGSVLTEKSECKNPKVGLLNVGEEEIKGSETIKKAAKLLKEDKSINYIGYVEGNDIFTDKVDVVVCDGLVGNIAMKACEGLAKTVINSIKNVANDSLMSRIFAAIALPMLKKLYRQMNPDQYNGASLLGLRGIVIKSHGNASKDAFQYAIEEAINEIRHQVPQKIGNRIETALTDRS